The Garra rufa chromosome 8, GarRuf1.0, whole genome shotgun sequence genome has a segment encoding these proteins:
- the wdr3 gene encoding WD repeat-containing protein 3, whose product MGLTKQYLRYVASAVFGVIGSQKANIAFVTLRGGEKGRYVAVGACEHVFIWDIRKAEKVLILEGKKHEVTYLCPSPDGVHIAVGYEDGGVRIFSLLNGESNISFSGHKSGVSVMRYDALGARLITGSKDTDVIVWDIINECGLYRLKGHKDAITQILLLESKNLLITSSKDSFVKWWDLDTQHCFKTMVGHRTEVWGMVLLNQEKRLLTGSADSELRAWDIQYIEEGKEVGEPQVKKVRTLLENKEEDEEGLDDEPEELILSCKKAGSVLRQARDRVVSLVTDAKAKVVACHGLDATLEVFTVLSEEEVQKKMEKKLKKAKKKAKSQGGEEDVPEPVVERKLSDEILKLANIKASSKIRSMDCLRAPNGEMKVALLLQNNTVETYTLKTTETNPTGTKTSRLTLNGHRTDVRTLAFSSDNIAILSASGETVKVWNRSTLQVIRTMGCEYALCSLFVPGDRQIILGTKSGKIQIFDLASGSLLETTDAHDGALWSMSLSPDQRGIVTGGADKTVKFWDFELIKDEDSGKTKRLTVKHTRTLQLDEDVLCVRYSPDQRLLAVSLLDCTVKLFYTDTLKFFLSLYGHKLPVLCLDISHDSALIATGSADRNVKIWGLDFGDCHRSMFAHDDSVMFLQFVPKTHLFFTAGKDRKIKQWDADKFEHIQTLEGHHREVWCLAISPSGDHIVSSSHDKSLRLWERTREPIILEEEKEMEREAEFEESIAKGDEPVVPGETKGEAEPAGKKTIETVKAAERIMEAIELYREETEKLEEHKAACKAAGKELPPPKMKPILVAFGNISPSRYVLEVIKKVRSSELEVSLLVLPFPYIPDLLKLFNGYVQQGLEVELVCRCLFFLLRVHFGQITSNQMLLSVIDELRTNTISKVREIRDVMGFNSAGLQFLQREIESKEDVMFFADATDRFEEKKRKRRKRERAILTIT is encoded by the exons GTTCTTATACTTGAAGGTAAAAAGCATGAGGTGACATACCTGTGTCCTTCTCCTGATGGCGTCCACATAGCGGTGGGTTATGAGGATGGAGGTGTGCGCATCTTTAGTCTGCTTAATGGTGAAAGCAACATCTCCTTCAGTGGACACAAATCAGGAGTCTCAGTTATGAGATACGATGCACTGGGTGCTCGTCTCATCACTGGCTCGAAA GACACAGATGTGATTGTGTGGGATATCATCAATGAGTGTGGTCTGTACAGACTCAAAGGACACAAAGATGCAATCACACAAATTTTGTTATTGGAGAGCAAAAACCTGCTGATTACAAG CTCCAAGGACAGTTTTGTAAAGTGGTGGGACTTGGACACACAGCATTGTTTCAAGACCATGGTGGGGCATCGCACTGAG GTATGGGGAATGGTCCTGTTGAACCAGGAGAAAAGGTTGCTTACAGGGTCTGCTGACAGTGAGCTCAGAGCCTGGGACATTCAGTACATAGAGGAG GGTAAAGAAGTGGGGGAGCCACAGGTAAAGAAAGTCAGAACTCTTCTGGAGAACAAAGAGGAAGATGAGGAAGGTCTTGACGACGAGCCAGAAGAA CTAATTCTCAGCTGCAAGAAAGCTGGTTCTGTTCTGAGGCAAGCCAGAGACAGGGTTGTATCCTTGGTCACAGACGCCAAAGCTAAAGTGGTAGCATGCCAT GGCCTGGATGCTACGCTTGAAGTCTTTACAGTACTATCAGAGGAAGAGGTCCAgaaaaaaatggagaaaaaacttAAGAAAGCCAAGAAAAAAGCAAA GTCTCAAGGAGGAGAAGAGGATGTACCTGAACCTGTAGTGGAAAGAAAGCTGAGTGACGAGATCCTAAAGTTGGCAAACATAAAGGCATCATCCAAGATCAG ATCAATGGACTGCCTTCGGGCTCCTAACGGAGAGATGAAGGTCGCTCTTCTTCTGCAGAATAACACAGTGGAGACATATACCCTGAAGACTACAGAGACTAATCCCACTGGCACTAAAACCTCTCGCCTCACATTGAACGGTCATCGTACAGATGTCAGAACTCTGGCCTTCAGCTCAGATAACATAGCCATCCTCTCCGCCTCTGGAGAGACTGTCAAAGTGTGGAACAG GTCAACCTTGCAGGTCATTCGTACCATGGGATGTGAATATGCTCTCTGCTCATTATTTGTTCCCGGAGACAGACAGATTATCTTAGGAACAAAG AGTGGGAAGATTCAGATTTTCGACCTGGCGTCAGGAAGCCTTCTAGAGACGACAGACGCCCATGATGGAGCTCTTTGGTCTATGTCTCTCTCTCCAGACCAG AGAGGGATTGTTACTGGTGGTGCTGACAAGACTGTGAAATTCTGGGACTTTGAGCTCATAAAGGATGAGGACTCTGGGAAGACCAA GAGACTGACGGTGAAGCACACACGCACCCTGCAGTTAGATGAGGACGTGTTGTGTGTGCGCTACAGTCCTGACCAGAGACTGCTGGCTGTCTCTCTTCTCGACTGTACGGTCAAGCTCTTTTACACAGACACGCTAAAG TTCTTCCTGTCGCTGTATGGACACAAGCTGCCCGTTCTGTGCCTGGACATTTCACAT GATAGCGCTTTAATAGCCACAGGCTCAGCAGACAGAAACGTGAAGATTTGGGGTTTGGATTTCGGAGACTGTCATCGCTCTATGTTTGCACATGACGACAG TGTCATGTTTCTTCAGTTTGTCCCTAAAACCCATCTGTTCTTCACTGCGGGAAAGGACAGAAAGATCAAGCAGTGGGACGCTGACAAGTTTGAACACATCCAGACGTTGGAG GGTCATCATCGTGAGGTTTGGTGCCTGGCCATCAGCCCTAGTGGAGACCACATTGTCTCCTCATCTCATGATAAGTCCCTTAGGCTGTGGGAGAGAACGAGAGAGCCTATCATCCTGGAGGAGGAAAAGGAGATG GAGAGGGAAGCAGAATTTGAGGAGTCAATTGCTAAAGGTGACGAACCCGTG GTCCCTGGAGAGACTAAAGGAGAAGCAGAGCCTGCTGGGAAGAAGACCATTGAGACAGTGAAAGCT GCTGAGCGAATAATGGAGGCTATTGAGCTTTATAGAGAAGAAACTGAAAAGCTGGAGGAGCATAAAGCTGCTTGCAAGGCAGCAGGGAAAGAG ttACCACCTCCTAAGATGAAACCCATCCTTGTGGCTTTTGGAAATATctct CCCTCTCGATATGTTCTGGAAGTAATAAAGAAGGTCCGGTCCAG TGAGCTGGAGGTGTCTCTGCTGGTGCTGCCATTTCCCTACATCCCGGATCTGCTGAAGCTTTTCAATGGTTACGTACAGCAGGGCCTAGAGGTGGAGCTAGTGTGCCGCTGCCTCTTCTTCCTGCTCAG AGTTCATTTTGGTCAGATCACCAGCAATCAGATGCTGCTGTCAGTCATTGATGAGTTAAGGACCAACACGATCTCTAAAGTACGAGAGATCAGG GATGTCATGGGTTTTAACAGCGCGGGTCTTCAGTTCCTGCAGCGTGAGATTGAGAGCAAAGAGGACGTAATGTTCTTTGCCGATGCCACAGACCGCTTTgaagagaaaaagagaaagagaaggaAACGTGAAAGAGCCATCCTTACAATCACATGA